A portion of the Glycine max cultivar Williams 82 chromosome 10, Glycine_max_v4.0, whole genome shotgun sequence genome contains these proteins:
- the LOC100806600 gene encoding probable methyltransferase PMT3: MTRGRYDGSPKKHLVASVCGVAVFLGLLYVFQRSIFGSQNSGSSALEYGSKSLKRLGASYLGSDDDADSKQDESSSSIAQGDGEADIVPKSFPVCDDRHSELIPCLDRHLIYQMRLKLDLSLMEHYERHCPPAERRFNCLIPPPAGYKVPIKWPQSRDEVWKANIPHTHLAHEKSDQNWMIVKGEKIVFPGGGTHFHKGADKYIASIANMLNFSNNNLNNEGRLRTVLDVGCGVASFGAYLLSSDIIAMSLAPNDVHQNQIQFALERGIPAYLGVLGTKRLPYPSRSFELAHCSRCRIDWLQRDGILLLELDRLLRPGGYFAYSSPEAYAQDEEDQRIWREMSALVGRMCWRIAAKRNQTVIWQKPLTNECYMEREPGTRPPLCQSDDDPDAIWGVNMEACITPYSDHDNRAKGSGLAPWPARLTTPPPRLADFGYSNEMFEKDTELWQGRVENYWNLLGPKISSNTVRNVLDMKANMGSFAAALRGKDVWVMNVVPRDGPNTLKLIYDRGLIGSIHDWCEAYSTYPRTYDLLHAWTVFSDIETRGCSPEDLLIEIDRLLRPTGFIIIRDKQHVIDFVKKYLTAMHWEAVATADASADSDQDGNEVIIVIQKKLWLTTESLRNTE, translated from the exons ATGACGAGGGGAAGATATGATGGATCGCCAAAGAAGCATTTAGTTGCTTCCGTTTGTGGTGTGGCAGTCTTTCTTGGTTTGCTATATGTGTTCCAGCGATCCATCTTTGGTTCTCAGAATAGTGGTTCATCTGCGCTTGAATATGGCAGCAAGTCATTGAAAAGACTTGGGGCATCATATTTGGGTTCAGATGATGATGCTGATAGCAAGCAAGATGAATCTTCATCCAGTATTGCGCAGGGAGATGGTGAGGCTGATATTGTACCAAAGAGTTTCCCT GTTTGTGATGATCGTCATTCAGAATTGATTCCCTGCTTAGACAGACATCTTATCTATCAAATGAGACTGAAGTTGGATCTTTCTTTGATGGAACACTATGAGAGACATTGTCCTCCTGCAGAAAGGAGATTCAATTGTTTGATTCCTCCACCGGCAGGATACAAG GTCCCTATTAAGTGGCCACAGAGCAGAGATGAGGTGTGGAAAGCAAATATTCCACACACACACCTTGCACATGAGAAGTCTGACCAGAACTGGATGATTGTAAAAGGTGAAAAGATAGTGTTTCCTGGAGGAGGGACACATTTTCACAAAGGAGCTGACAAGTACATTGCATCAATTGCAAAT ATGCTCAATTTTTCAAACAACAATCTTAATAATGAAGGAAGACTGCGGACGGTTCTTGATGTTGGCTGTGGTGTTGCGAGTTTTGGAGCATATCTTCTTTCATCTGATATCATTGCAATGTCCTTGGCACCCAATGATGTgcatcaaaatcaaattcagTTTGCTCTAGAAAGAGGAATTCCTGCATATCTTGGTGTCTTGGGAACTAAGAGACTCCCTTATCCTAGCAGATCATTTGAACTTGCACACTGTTCTCGCTGCCGGATTGATTGGCTTCAGAGGGATGGAATACTACTCCTTGAGCTAGATCGGTTGCTTAGGCCAGGAGGTTACTTTGCATACTCATCTCCAGAAGCATATGCTCAGGATGAAGAGGATCAAAGGATATGGAGAGAGATGAGCGCCCTTGTGGGACGTATGTGTTGGAGAATTGCTGCAAAGAGGAACCAAACTGTCATCTGGCAAAAACCTCTAACAAATGAATGCTATATGGAGAGAGAACCCGGCACTCGCCCTCCTCTTTGCCAGTCTGATGATGACCCAGATGCAATTTGGGGAGTGAATATGGAAGCTTGCATAACACCTTACTCTGACC ACGACAACAGAGCCAAGGGTAGTGGATTGGCTCCATGGCCTGCAAGATTGACCACTCCTCCTCCTAGATTAGCAGACTTTGGCTATTCAAACGAAATGTTTGAAAAGGATACG GAACTATGGCAAGGAAGAGTTGAGAATTACTGGAATCTGTTGGGTCCAAAAATCTCGTCGAACACAGTGAGGAATGTGCTGGATATGAAAGCCAATATGGGTTCATTTGCAGCTGCTCTTAGAGGCAAAGATGTTTGGGTGATGAATGTTGTACCTCGTGATGGACCTAACACACTAAAGCTTATATATGACAGAGGCCTCATAGGGTCTATCCATGACTG GTGTGAAGCATATTCAACATACCCCCGGACTTATGATTTACTCCATGCATGGACTGTGTTTTCTGACATTGAAACGAGAGGGTGCAGTCCAGAGGATCTACTGATTGAGATAGACCGTTTGCTTAGGCCTACAGGTTTCATCATCATAAGAGATAAACAGCATGTGATTGATTTTGTCAAGAAGTACCTAACAGCAATGCACTGGGAAGCAGTTGCAACTGCTGATGCTAGTGCTGACTCTGACCAAGATGGCAATGAAGTTATTATTGTCATCCAGAAGAAATTGTGGCTCACCACTGAAAGCCTTAGGAATACAGAATAG
- the LOC100797399 gene encoding 60S ribosomal protein L7a-1-like — protein sequence MAPKKGVKGSVVAAKKKVQEKVTNPLFEKRPKQFGIGGALPPKRDLTRFVKWPKNVQIQRKKRILKQRLKVPPALNQFTKTLDKNLATNLFKMLLKYRPEDKAEKKERLLKRAQAEADGKPVEAKKPIVVKYGLNHVTYLIEQNKAQLVVIAHDVDPIELVVWLPALCRKMEIPYCIVKGKARLGTIVHKKTASVLCLTTVKNEDKMEFSRILEAIKANFNDKYDEYRKKWGGGIMGSKSQAKTRAKEKLLAKEAAQRMN from the exons ATG GCTCCGAAGAAAGGTGTGAAAGGTTCCGTTGTAGCAGCGAAGAAGAAGGTTCAGGAGAAGGTGACGAATCCTTTGTTCGAGAAGCGTCCGAAGCAGTTCGGGATCGGAGGCGCGCTGCCGCCGAAGCGGGACCTGACGCGGTTCGTGAAGTGGCCGAAGAACGTCCAAATCCAACGCAAGAAGCGCATCCTCAAGCAGAGGCTCAAGGTCCCTCCTGCACTCAACCAGTTCACCAAAACCCTAGACAAGAATCTCg CCACGAATCTATTTAAGATGCTGCTCAAGTACAGGCCGGAGGACAAGGCGGAGAAGAAGGAGCGGCTCTTGAAGAGGGCTCAGGCTGAGGCCGATGGGAAGCCTGTTGAGGCCAAGAAGCCTATTGTTGTCAAATACGGTCTCAACCATGTTACTTACCTTATTGAGCag AACAAGGCACAACTGGTTGTGATTGCTCACGACGTGGACCCAATTGAGCTGGTGGTCTGGCTTCCAGCATTGTGCAGGAAGATGGAAATTCCATACTGCATTGTCAAGGGCAAAGCACGCTTGGGAACG ATTGTCCACAAGAAAACTGCTTCAGTTTTGTGCTTGACAACTGTCAAGAATGAAGACAAGATGGAGTTCAGTAGAATCCTAGAAGCTATTAAG gCCAACTTCAATGACAAGTATGATGAATACAGAAAGAAGTGGGGTGGTGGAATCATGGGTTCCAAATCTCAAGCCAAGACCAGGGCCAAGGAGAAGCTCCTTGCCAAGGAAGCAGCCCAAAGAATGAACTAG